One window of Burkholderia thailandensis E264 genomic DNA carries:
- a CDS encoding CoA-acylating methylmalonate-semialdehyde dehydrogenase: protein MTGSTHSNDSRVRALTHFIGGRALDGASDRYGDVFDPALGKVTARVPLASGAEVEAAVAAAAAAFPAWSETSPLKRARVMFKFKELLDRHHDELAELITREHGKVFSDAKGEVMRGIEVVEFACGIPNLLKTDFTDQIGGGIDNWNLRQPLGVVAGITPFNFPMMVPCWMFPVAIACGNTFVLKPSERDPSASIRLAELLKEAGLPDGVFNVVHGDKTAVDALIAHPDVAALSFVGSTPIAEYIHTEAARRGKRVQALGGAKNHLVVMPDANLDQAVDALVGAAYGSAGERCMAISVAVAVGGVADALVERLAERARTLKIGNGMQSDVDMGPLVTAAHRAKVSAYIDAGVAAGARLVVDGRKHVVDGCENGFFLGGTLFDDVTTDMSIYREEIFGPVLAVVRVPDFASAVELINAHEFANGVSCFTSDGGIARAFARKIQVGMVGINVPIPVPMAWHSFGGWKRSLFGDHHAYGEEGVRFYTRYKSVMQRWPDSIAKGAEFAMPVAK from the coding sequence ATGACCGGCAGTACCCATTCGAACGATTCGCGCGTGCGCGCACTGACCCACTTCATCGGCGGCCGCGCGCTCGACGGCGCGAGCGACCGTTACGGCGACGTGTTCGATCCGGCGCTCGGCAAGGTGACGGCCCGCGTGCCGCTCGCGAGCGGCGCGGAAGTCGAGGCGGCCGTCGCGGCCGCGGCCGCCGCGTTCCCCGCGTGGAGCGAGACGTCGCCGCTCAAGCGCGCGCGCGTGATGTTCAAGTTCAAGGAACTGCTCGACCGCCATCACGACGAGCTCGCCGAGCTGATCACCCGCGAGCACGGCAAGGTGTTCTCGGACGCGAAGGGCGAAGTGATGCGCGGGATCGAAGTCGTCGAGTTCGCATGCGGGATTCCGAATCTGCTGAAGACCGACTTCACCGACCAGATCGGCGGCGGCATCGACAACTGGAACCTGCGGCAGCCGCTTGGCGTCGTCGCCGGGATCACGCCGTTCAACTTTCCGATGATGGTGCCGTGCTGGATGTTCCCGGTCGCGATCGCGTGCGGCAACACGTTCGTGCTGAAGCCGTCCGAGCGAGATCCGTCGGCGTCGATCCGGCTCGCCGAGCTGCTGAAGGAAGCGGGGCTGCCCGACGGCGTGTTCAACGTCGTGCACGGCGACAAGACGGCTGTCGACGCGCTGATCGCGCACCCGGACGTCGCCGCGCTGTCGTTCGTCGGCTCGACGCCGATCGCCGAATATATTCATACCGAAGCCGCGCGGCGCGGCAAGCGCGTGCAGGCGCTCGGCGGCGCGAAGAACCATCTCGTCGTGATGCCGGACGCGAACCTCGATCAGGCGGTCGATGCGCTCGTCGGCGCGGCGTACGGCTCGGCGGGCGAGCGCTGCATGGCGATCTCCGTCGCCGTGGCGGTGGGCGGCGTCGCCGACGCGCTCGTCGAGCGGCTCGCCGAGCGCGCGAGGACGCTGAAGATCGGCAACGGGATGCAATCCGACGTCGACATGGGGCCGCTCGTGACGGCCGCGCATCGCGCGAAGGTGTCCGCGTACATCGACGCGGGCGTCGCGGCGGGCGCGAGGCTCGTCGTCGACGGGCGCAAGCATGTCGTCGACGGCTGCGAGAACGGCTTCTTCCTCGGCGGCACGCTGTTCGACGACGTGACGACCGACATGTCGATCTACCGCGAGGAGATTTTCGGGCCGGTGCTGGCGGTCGTGCGGGTGCCGGATTTCGCGAGCGCGGTCGAGCTCATCAACGCGCACGAGTTCGCGAACGGCGTGTCGTGCTTCACGTCCGACGGCGGCATCGCGCGCGCGTTCGCACGGAAGATTCAGGTCGGGATGGTCGGCATCAACGTGCCGATCCCGGTGCCGATGGCGTGGCATTCGTTCGGCGGCTGGAAGCGCTCGCTGTTCGGCGATCACCACGCATACGGCGAGGAGGGCGTGCGCTTCTACACGCGCTACAAGAGCGTGATGCAGCGCTGGCCGGACAGCATCGCGAAGGGCGCGGAGTTCGCGATGCCCGTCGCGAAGTGA
- a CDS encoding LysR family transcriptional regulator: MDLTLLRAFVAVAREGNLTRAAAQLHLTQPAVSLQIKNLQDLLGVALFARTSRGLALTRDGQALLPHAERALDAAADVKRAAAALRHEVRGRLRIGTILDPEFLRLGGFLKRLVEAHPQIETALRHGMSGWVLDGVRARELDVGYYIGRPEEDDPRDAERFHTVTLTQFRYRVLAPAGWKERVQRARTWRELAALPWIWTPAASAHHRLLSRRFADAGAQPVKVAEVDQETSMLDLVKSGVGLTLARDSIALREAHAHALTIVEHVAVPAELTFVTLAERRDEPAIAAALRLIDEQWAI; the protein is encoded by the coding sequence ATGGACCTGACTCTGCTTCGCGCGTTCGTCGCGGTCGCGCGCGAGGGCAACCTCACGCGCGCGGCGGCGCAACTGCATCTGACACAGCCCGCCGTCAGCCTGCAGATCAAGAACCTGCAGGACTTGCTCGGCGTCGCGCTGTTCGCGCGCACGTCGCGCGGGCTCGCGCTCACGCGCGACGGCCAGGCGCTGCTGCCGCACGCGGAACGCGCGCTCGACGCGGCGGCCGACGTGAAGCGCGCCGCCGCCGCGCTCAGGCACGAGGTGCGCGGCCGGCTGCGGATCGGCACGATTCTCGACCCCGAATTCCTGCGGCTCGGCGGCTTCCTGAAGCGGCTCGTCGAGGCGCATCCGCAGATCGAGACGGCACTGCGGCACGGCATGTCCGGCTGGGTGCTCGACGGAGTCCGTGCGCGCGAGCTCGACGTCGGCTACTACATCGGCCGGCCGGAGGAGGACGATCCGCGCGACGCCGAGCGCTTCCACACCGTGACGCTCACGCAGTTCCGCTATCGGGTGCTCGCACCCGCCGGCTGGAAGGAGCGCGTGCAGCGCGCACGCACGTGGCGCGAGCTCGCGGCGCTGCCGTGGATCTGGACGCCCGCCGCCTCCGCGCACCATCGGCTTCTGTCGCGCCGCTTCGCCGATGCGGGCGCGCAGCCCGTCAAGGTTGCGGAAGTCGATCAGGAGACGTCCATGCTCGATCTCGTCAAGTCGGGCGTCGGCCTGACGCTCGCGCGCGACTCGATCGCGCTGCGGGAGGCGCACGCGCACGCGCTCACGATCGTCGAGCATGTCGCGGTGCCCGCCGAACTCACGTTCGTCACGCTCGCCGAGCGCCGCGACGAACCGGCGATCGCGGCCGCGCTGCGCCTCATCGACGAGCAATGGGCGATATGA
- a CDS encoding class IV adenylate cyclase, whose protein sequence is MARNIEIKARAREFEQLRERAAELATDAPLFYRQQDFFYDVPRGRLKLRRFEDGTPAELIFYQRDDQDGPKASYYTRSPVTNPDAMHALLATALTTRGIVTKERHVYLAGRTRIHLDRVDGLGDFVELEVVLGPEDDEDGGHAEAHAVFAKLGVPSDDLVALAYVDLLNAQAEPAA, encoded by the coding sequence ATGGCCCGCAACATCGAGATCAAAGCCCGCGCGCGCGAATTCGAACAACTGCGCGAACGGGCCGCCGAGCTGGCGACCGACGCGCCGCTCTTCTACCGGCAGCAGGATTTCTTCTACGACGTGCCGCGCGGCCGCCTGAAGCTGCGCCGCTTCGAGGACGGCACGCCCGCCGAGCTGATCTTCTACCAGCGCGACGATCAGGACGGCCCGAAGGCCTCGTACTACACGCGCAGCCCGGTGACGAACCCGGATGCGATGCACGCGCTCCTCGCGACGGCGCTCACGACCCGCGGCATCGTGACGAAGGAGCGGCATGTCTATCTGGCGGGCCGCACGCGGATTCACCTCGACCGCGTCGACGGCCTGGGCGACTTCGTCGAGCTGGAGGTCGTGCTCGGGCCGGAAGACGACGAGGACGGCGGCCACGCCGAAGCGCACGCGGTGTTCGCGAAGCTCGGCGTGCCGAGCGACGATCTCGTCGCGCTCGCGTACGTCGATCTGCTCAACGCACAGGCCGAACCCGCCGCGTGA
- a CDS encoding Lrp/AsnC family transcriptional regulator has translation MLELDHFDLALLDVLQRSGRATHQQLGEEVPLSPSQIGRRLQRLEAAGVIDGYRVVLRPERLGLGVTAFTSLKLKHHGDSIIEQFQQQIDVLPEVLECHAVVGDADYLLRIVAPDLNALSSFVMKKLMRVPGVDSVRSNIVLTTFKRNGPLPLGHLASGSPAA, from the coding sequence ATGTTGGAACTCGATCACTTCGACTTGGCGCTGCTCGACGTGCTGCAGCGCTCCGGCCGCGCGACGCATCAGCAACTGGGCGAGGAGGTGCCGCTGTCGCCGTCGCAGATCGGCCGGCGGCTGCAGCGGCTCGAGGCGGCCGGCGTGATCGACGGCTACCGCGTCGTGCTGCGGCCCGAGCGGCTCGGGCTTGGCGTCACCGCGTTCACGAGCCTGAAGCTCAAGCATCATGGCGATTCGATCATCGAGCAGTTCCAGCAGCAGATCGACGTGCTGCCGGAAGTGCTCGAATGCCATGCGGTGGTTGGCGACGCCGATTATCTGCTCAGGATCGTCGCGCCGGATCTGAACGCGCTGTCGTCGTTCGTGATGAAGAAGCTGATGCGGGTGCCGGGCGTCGACAGCGTGCGCTCGAACATCGTGCTCACGACGTTCAAGCGCAACGGGCCGCTGCCGCTCGGCCATCTGGCATCCGGCTCGCCCGCCGCGTGA
- the phhA gene encoding phenylalanine 4-monooxygenase: MSTVVTAKLKEQFDAGLETRADFTIDQPLARYGDLDHAVWRQLYARQASLLRGRACDAFIGGLARIGLAPDRVPSFADVNRRLEPATGWRIVAVPGLVPDAVFFEHLANRRFPVTWWMRRPDQLDYLQEPDCFHDLFGHVPLLIDPVFADYMHAYGRAALGVADDPRALALLARLYWYTVEFGLIRGARGENGLRIYGAGIVSSKGETLYSLESASPNRIGFDLERVMRTRYRIDTLQKTYFVIDDFAQLFALADIDARTLAARLANAPEHAAGAVLDGDHVLTRGTGEGWATDADA; the protein is encoded by the coding sequence ATGTCCACCGTCGTCACCGCGAAACTGAAGGAACAGTTCGACGCGGGCCTCGAAACCCGCGCCGATTTCACCATCGATCAGCCGCTCGCCCGTTACGGCGACCTCGACCACGCGGTGTGGAGGCAACTGTACGCGCGGCAGGCATCGCTGCTGCGCGGCCGCGCGTGCGACGCGTTCATCGGCGGCCTCGCGCGCATCGGTCTCGCGCCCGATCGCGTGCCGTCGTTCGCCGACGTGAACCGCCGGCTCGAGCCCGCAACCGGCTGGCGCATCGTCGCGGTGCCGGGCCTCGTGCCGGACGCCGTCTTCTTCGAGCATCTCGCGAACCGGCGGTTTCCGGTCACCTGGTGGATGCGTCGCCCGGATCAGCTCGATTATCTGCAGGAGCCGGACTGCTTCCACGATCTGTTCGGCCACGTGCCGCTGCTGATCGATCCCGTATTCGCCGACTACATGCACGCGTACGGCCGCGCGGCGCTCGGCGTCGCCGACGATCCGCGCGCGCTCGCGCTTCTCGCACGCCTCTATTGGTATACGGTCGAATTCGGCCTGATCCGCGGCGCGCGCGGTGAAAACGGGCTGCGGATCTACGGCGCGGGCATCGTGTCGAGCAAGGGCGAGACGCTCTACAGCCTTGAAAGCGCGTCGCCGAACCGGATCGGCTTCGATCTCGAGCGCGTGATGCGGACCCGTTACCGGATCGACACGCTCCAGAAGACCTACTTCGTGATCGACGATTTCGCGCAACTCTTCGCGCTCGCCGACATCGACGCGCGCACGCTTGCCGCGCGGCTCGCCAACGCGCCCGAGCACGCGGCGGGCGCCGTGCTTGACGGCGATCATGTGCTCACGCGCGGCACGGGTGAAGGTTGGGCAACCGATGCAGACGCCTGA
- a CDS encoding 4a-hydroxytetrahydrobiopterin dehydratase, whose protein sequence is MADTARRRANGRGRAAIGRGMKMIHKLTSEERKTQLESLPHWTAVPGRDAIQRSLRFADFNEAFGFMTRVAIKAQEMDHHPEWFNVYNRVDVTLSTHDANGLTERDIKLAHFIDEVGKHAKAA, encoded by the coding sequence ATGGCCGATACGGCGCGCCGTCGCGCGAACGGGCGCGGCCGCGCCGCCATCGGACGAGGTATGAAAATGATTCACAAGCTCACATCGGAAGAACGCAAGACCCAACTCGAAAGCCTGCCCCACTGGACTGCCGTTCCCGGCCGCGACGCGATCCAGCGCAGCCTGCGTTTCGCCGATTTCAACGAAGCCTTCGGCTTCATGACGCGCGTCGCGATCAAGGCGCAGGAAATGGATCACCATCCCGAGTGGTTCAACGTCTACAACCGCGTCGACGTCACGCTGTCGACGCACGACGCCAACGGCCTCACCGAGCGCGACATCAAGCTCGCGCATTTCATCGACGAAGTGGGCAAACACGCGAAGGCTGCGTGA